The Punica granatum isolate Tunisia-2019 chromosome 4, ASM765513v2, whole genome shotgun sequence genome has a window encoding:
- the LOC116204657 gene encoding uncharacterized protein LOC116204657 isoform X1: protein MEKSGDGGSRGISGQEKSAVRVCVMCGRRKGDRMLGCAETDCPVAFHVKCYPREPKFDQSGKFYCPYCSYKRKTAKVEELKKKATQAILVLSDTVDVVGADRGKKRQKQSDASVSIRENQGNVPVSPEKQASATASGNGNQGNVPVSMEKQANATSSGKENQGNVPVSPEKLANASASGNENQGNVGASLEKQVNASSPRNENQGNDAVSPEKQADASASRNENQDNDVVSPEKAGSTAGKGPCLEKEVADADRSSHGKQSPKEEKYVVISKPRRKRLKWTLQEEEILEEGVWKFSDKETKSVPWRKILEFGSGTFHSTRTPMDLKDKWKNMLRKNMMDKSLGKGPVEDENGEIERIQGSPENGGEDAGVREER, encoded by the exons ATGGAGAAGTCCGGTGACGGAGGCTCTCGAGGCATTTCCGGTCAAGAGAAATCGGCCGTGAGAGTTTGTGTGATGTGCGGCAGGAGAAAGGGTGACCGGATGCTGGGCTGTGCCGAGACTGACTGCCCGGTTGCATTTCATGTCAAGTGCTACCCCAGGGAACCCAAGTTTGATCAGTCGGGCAAGTTCTATTGTCCTTATTGTTCctacaaaagaaaaacagcTAAGGttgaggagttgaagaagaaggcCACTCAGGCCATACTGGTCCTTTCGGACACTGTTGATGTCGTGGGAGCTGATCGTGGCAAAAAGAGGCAGAAACAGTCCGATGCTTCTGTTTCCATCAGGGAGAATCAAGGGAATGTTCCCGTTTCACCGGAGAAACAGGCTAGTGCTACTGCTTCCGGGAATGGAAATCAAGGGAATGTTCCTGTTTCGATGGAGAAACAAGCTAATGCTACTTCTTCAGGGAAGGAAAATCAAGGGAATGTTCCCGTTTCGCCAGAGAAACTGGCCAATGCTTCTGCCTCCGGGAATGAAAATCAAGGCAATGTTGGTGCTTCACTGGAGAAACAGGTCAATGCTTCTTCTCCCAGGAATGAAAATCAAGGCAATGATGCTGTTTCACCGGAGAAACAAGCCGATGCTTCTGCTTCCAGGAACGAAAATCAGGACAATGATGTTGTTTCGCCAGAGAAAGCAGGCTCTACTGCCGGAAAAGGCCCTTGCCTTGAAAAAGAAGTCGCTGATGCAGACAGGTCAAGTCACGGGAAACAATCACCCAAGGAAGA GAAATATGTGGTGATCTCAAaaccgaggcggaagagaTTGAAGTGGACTCTTCAGGAGGAGGAGATACTGGAG GAAGGAGTATGGAAATTCTCTGACAAAGAAACGAAGTCTGTACCATGGAGGAAAATATTAGAATTTGGGTCGGGAACATTCCATTCAACTCGCACCCCTATGGATCTCAAGGATAAATGGAAGAACATGTTGAGAAAGAATATGATG GACAAATCTTTGGGAAAGGGACCAGTTGAGGATGAAAATGGGGAG ATCGAGAGAATCCAAGGCAGTCCTGAAAATGGTGGGGAAGATGCAGGAGTTAGAGAGGAGAGGTAG
- the LOC116204657 gene encoding uncharacterized protein LOC116204657 isoform X2, translating to MEKSGDGGSRGISGQEKSAVRVCVMCGRRKGDRMLGCAETDCPVAFHVKCYPREPKFDQSGKFYCPYCSYKRKTAKVEELKKKATQAILVLSDTVDVVGADRGKKRQKQSDASVSIRENQGNVPVSPEKQASATASGNGNQGNVPVSMEKQANATSSGKENQGNVPVSPEKLANASASGNENQGNVGASLEKQVNASSPRNENQGNDAVSPEKQADASASRNENQDNDVVSPEKAGSTAGKGPCLEKEVADADRSSHGKQSPKEEKYVVISKPRRKRLKWTLQEEEILEEGVWKFSDKETKSVPWRKILEFGSGTFHSTRTPMDLKDKWKNMLRKNMMDKSLGKGPVEDENGEEIPDRENPRQS from the exons ATGGAGAAGTCCGGTGACGGAGGCTCTCGAGGCATTTCCGGTCAAGAGAAATCGGCCGTGAGAGTTTGTGTGATGTGCGGCAGGAGAAAGGGTGACCGGATGCTGGGCTGTGCCGAGACTGACTGCCCGGTTGCATTTCATGTCAAGTGCTACCCCAGGGAACCCAAGTTTGATCAGTCGGGCAAGTTCTATTGTCCTTATTGTTCctacaaaagaaaaacagcTAAGGttgaggagttgaagaagaaggcCACTCAGGCCATACTGGTCCTTTCGGACACTGTTGATGTCGTGGGAGCTGATCGTGGCAAAAAGAGGCAGAAACAGTCCGATGCTTCTGTTTCCATCAGGGAGAATCAAGGGAATGTTCCCGTTTCACCGGAGAAACAGGCTAGTGCTACTGCTTCCGGGAATGGAAATCAAGGGAATGTTCCTGTTTCGATGGAGAAACAAGCTAATGCTACTTCTTCAGGGAAGGAAAATCAAGGGAATGTTCCCGTTTCGCCAGAGAAACTGGCCAATGCTTCTGCCTCCGGGAATGAAAATCAAGGCAATGTTGGTGCTTCACTGGAGAAACAGGTCAATGCTTCTTCTCCCAGGAATGAAAATCAAGGCAATGATGCTGTTTCACCGGAGAAACAAGCCGATGCTTCTGCTTCCAGGAACGAAAATCAGGACAATGATGTTGTTTCGCCAGAGAAAGCAGGCTCTACTGCCGGAAAAGGCCCTTGCCTTGAAAAAGAAGTCGCTGATGCAGACAGGTCAAGTCACGGGAAACAATCACCCAAGGAAGA GAAATATGTGGTGATCTCAAaaccgaggcggaagagaTTGAAGTGGACTCTTCAGGAGGAGGAGATACTGGAG GAAGGAGTATGGAAATTCTCTGACAAAGAAACGAAGTCTGTACCATGGAGGAAAATATTAGAATTTGGGTCGGGAACATTCCATTCAACTCGCACCCCTATGGATCTCAAGGATAAATGGAAGAACATGTTGAGAAAGAATATGATG GACAAATCTTTGGGAAAGGGACCAGTTGAGGATGAAAATGGGGAG GAAATTCCAGATCGAGAGAATCCAAGGCAGTCCTGA